In Spodoptera frugiperda isolate SF20-4 chromosome 31, AGI-APGP_CSIRO_Sfru_2.0, whole genome shotgun sequence, the genomic window CTGTGTGGTTGTTATTTATGGATTGAATCTTAGATTATGCAGCGCATAGTaagtgaatttaaaataaaacgaccTCTTCTGTCAAAGTTCAGAAATTAAGTAATGATGTCTGTTTTTTGGTTCACCAGATGGCAGTTATGAAGCATGAGGTCTGTTTGTCCTGTCAAATGTTAGGAAAAAAGTAAGATAAATGTAGATGTCATAAGTTTAGTGCTCAATAGTTACACACTGGCTAATTCTCTATTGAACGAACGGACCTCAAACTACATTAACGCTATCTAGGGCcatagtacgaatttgctttatgtTCAACGTGATCGAGAAGAAAGCGCGTTCATcggtctgattggccagctcgaatgaaTTCGATTtagttgaacgtaaagcaaactcgtactaagggttctggTGAGCAATCAAACCGCTAGCTtagaatattgtaatttttcgtAAGACTACAAGAACACTTTCCATTTTATTCTACCATTAGGTAGACCATATTCtaagattttgataaaaatatttttctattataaaagCCCAATGCAAGCTTACAGATTGTATGCTTTGCAGaagataaagatttattttatacaaagaatGACAACTTAGAACTTGACgtcacagaaaataaaatactctgATATACGGGGATATAAATAAAGTCAAGCTAGCaagttaaatattgttgtacaataatattttactttacgtTTTGATATCACGTTAAACATATCAATAGAGCGTTGAAAAATACTCAGCGATACTTTAATCAAATGGCAACTAATACTCCAATTTTTTACCTAATCAAGTGAAGTCaaagtaaaatcatttattccaattaaaccatatacttaggtacttttgaaacgtcaacaaataaagaaataaataatagtctgtcagactgcccgtcagtgaagctaggtgaaTACAAATACTCCAATTTTTACCATtcaattatagtaatttttgaATGGAATCTCAACAAAGAAGAATCTCAAGTAGTTTTATAAGGAAACAAACTCAAGGCAGCCATTTTGTTACTATTATTACACATTAATTAGAAAAGACTAGACtgcatttaatgttttatattattttattagtgtatAGCAAACAATTTGTACATTCGTGtcatattttacataatgtattatgtattaagcACAATTTTTCTAGTTAGGGTTTAGGTTACATTTTAGGTAATGGAAACCTGTTATGTACTTTGCGTATTTTTAACAGACGTTAAAAAAGGAGATTATACATCTTTTGTatatagttaactaaaaatcatggattactcacataaataaattaatgcaggaaagctctactagtttcatcAGTCTACAGCCAGTAAGCTACGCGACGTCGttgcgtttgcgcacgctgctcatgatgaagagtccctctgtaactcgaaagtAGTAGTGCGTTTCTCcactaatttatatttgtatgaatcCATAATGGATCGGTTCTCctagttgtgtgtgtgttattgttttttgtcaCTAGCATCAAATCTGGATTTATTCTTGCagactaataataatttgactAAGCTGGTTTATGCCTGGTTCTTCAATAACATATTTCTTGCCAAATGTATTACTTGAAAAAATACGCATTGTGCATATACCTGTCCAGTGGAGACGAATGAATCTCGAGTATATTGTATATTCTTATATTAATTCTAATTATACCATATCATaggtttatattaaatatttattgtgttaacTAAGTAAAATAGGCAGCTATTTAATTATAGTCTTAGTTTTAAGTGgtatagtttaaaatgtttattgaaatggTGAACTTCTTTCGGGCTTCTTCGACGCTCGATTGTGAAGTTGAGCTCCGGTTTAGTTCGAAACTAGTCGGGCTAGCTCGAAATTCGTAAGCTACTAAAATCAgtatttaaaatcattaatgCGTATGAttgataagtattttttttacaaattaattttccattattaataaatattttaaaatatacaaagattATTAAAAGACAGTTGTAAGACTGgttttatgaacatttttaaatactttttacactAAACGCAAGTGAATGAGGTTGTGCTTAGAACAATTATGAATGTGTGGGTGTCGCTGATATGACCAAAGAGCGCTTGGAATTCGTAgctaatttgtaaaataattaaggtCTAAAATCGTTTGATACGTAATTTTGATAGCTTTTATCGTGCTAAAGGCATATTGCTTAAAAAATGAATCTCTGTAAAGACTATCGGCTTCAATGTACTTCAAGAATGTcttgtgtaaattatttttttatgtttaagctTTCTATAAAGActtatcaaatatatttttgacaattttggAGATTTAgaaaccttttttaaatatcGATGTGTATTGTCATATCACAGAATTATTATATCAGAGGTGGAgtttttttgtcttttaaattgttttcaataacCAATATTTAAAGTGGCTTGCGGTTCTTAGTTCCATATTCATCATGAGTATTACTTGTCACTAGCAGACGCttgacaataatttgtggatatCGTAAAAAAACTGCCATCcatgcaataaaaaataaaacgtttatcaATTCGAGATAAGGGTATACCACCTTCTTGGAAAGCAAGCAAGGAACTTGTGACTCATCTAGTGTTGCGACTGTCCATGGgtagcgctgatcgcttaccatcaggtgatcagtctggtTGTTTTACCCTAATTccatagaaaatacattgtaccATGTACTTTCATCAGCATTGGTTATTGAAAACAATCTTGTATGActatcaaaatatcaaaattgtaACACGCCTCATTAAATCAGCTATTGCTGTATATCAATGCTCAAAACGCAGCCTTTTTGTAAAATGCTTGTGCCTgcttagaataaataattaatattgtaataaaatgtgaaattattCCATGAAATTATAGGTAAATAGGCTAAtaggacatttttattaattttattgtttataatgtatttttaaatgaagttAGAAGAATGAATAATTGGCCAGTGTAAGCTGATGGTCAGTTGTCTTATTAAGTTGGTGGCAGGATTAGTTCAAATAACGCGTGTTACTGCCTAGCTATCATTATTTAGTTGGGTTAAAAGTAAACTTAATTTTGGCTGAAATTGGCAACTGATATGACGTCAAAAACTCTGGACGGGGTTTTGGcagtaaattaaatagaattaatgATAGCAATTTCTGCGATTAGTATATTTCTGAATCAGTTAAACAACTGGTACTTGCCAAAGTGAAAAATATGCTCAAAATGTTTTGtagttacaaaaatatacttaactcCTTATTACTGCCCATcagcatttataaaattaatttattaaaataaacaaaccaaatGGCTAACTGAAATTGGTTATGTTGAAAAGACTCAGTTCAGCGCACAATGAACGCCTATAGATGTAATGATGCACAATATCTTAGTCGTTGTAAAACAATTTGtacacattttgtatttttaaattatataaagtgAATTTTGTATGTCTGCTTTTTATTTCAAACCTCTAGAAATTAAGTACCTCTTAGCCCTTAGGGAAGGTTCATATCTGATGTAAAATGCATTAAGCGTATCATACACGTACCACGTTTATCTAGATTATTCTAGATAATCGACACAGATTTTTCACGTCGATCTTAGATTtctatgttaatttaatttgaataaaaacgtTATCTTTACAAACAAAGGAAGAAGAATATAGTTCATTGTACTGGCTATTTATTCTGCGTACCGATTACTGCGTCATTCTGATTTGTCatacagatttattttatcttttctgATAAATctaatataggtatgtatgttgtaCTCAAGGGTTTAAGACAAAGGCTCACTGTTTAGATATGTTGTTTAATTCAGTCTTTTAATGAACAGCTTGTTTCTTTGCAATAAGGTTTTTGggtaataatattttcagtatGAAAAGCAAAATATACACTAGTAGTGAATGCATTGCACGAATGACCAAGTGGATAGACGGAGCGTTGTCCTAGGTCTTATTTTCTGCTCGATTGGTGATGGAAATTGTCTACCCCTATTGGTAATCATGTCATATTGTTTAAGAGTTAGATCtcactcataaataaataaaaatacggtttttattatcaaagtaacaaattcttttatttataacataataacattatttatttctaatatttatCTTAAGCTAAGACGATCACATAATTTGGTAACTCGAACACAATAAGAGCATTTGTTCATGATAAAATATCTGTGCTTACACACTAACTTAAATGCTATTGTAACGACAATATGCTTTTTTAAATACTAGCATTCACCCGCGGTCTTCCCCGCATGAATTTAGCCCATATTCTTCTCCATACTCTCAACAATATGGTAACAACATTTCAAGAAGATATAGAGTAGAAAAAGTGCAATAGGGTTAAAAATTTatatctataataattttataatactagtaggaccctaattaaaaaaatgtctaccTATTAAAATCATGACTGTTATAACTAGAAGCCAAAGGAAGAACGCTGTATGCTGCAGTGGATGAcgacatattttgaatgaattgGCACCTGGACTGTCGTTTAGGCAAACAGATAAATATCCACAAGGCAATAAGGGCTAAAGTCGCACACGCCGACACCACGCCTATGATGAGACCAGCGTGCTTCTCGTTACATAAAAAGTACTTTGGTTTCAAGTCGAAAATTCGTGCGTTGAATAAATTCCGCGGGGTGGCACatctggaaaataaaaaaatatgttaagctTCATGTAAAAAGTAGCTTAAGTGTGAATTTAAATATTGTCATTCTTCATCAGCTGGTAATCTATTTGCGTGTGATAATGTCGGTGACTCATATTTACACAGTAAATACTTTAAGATCTACAATACTGGCAAGGTCGAACCGCGCATTATCTAGTGCGCTACTGGCGCTGGATTTAATGGCCAAACTATGCATAGCTAATTCTATGCGCcattgtttaaaaaactatAGCATTATGGATTCCAAGGTTTTTGCAATTTTCCTGttccataaattatattttcttcttttgtatttaaataaagtggCATTAGATTGGTCTTTATTTATGGTTGCTGTTAGTAGGAATGCAAGGAGATATAGGTAATTGCTTTCCCATATCAGAAGAGAaatgaaaaacatttaaaaggCTCTTAGCCAAAAAGGGGTCTTAGAGACCACACCCTCCTTAGGTGTCCACATCCCCTGTAAAGATGTAAATATTTGCTGATTGACGGACAGGGCAGTGACCTTGGGTGAAGTGGGCCCATCTATAAAATAGTGACCGCCGCCAGACGGATACCGATTAAGGAAAACATAGAACTGGATTAAAGGCCTTTAAGGCTTAACTAGGCACCTagaagatccggagctgcggactacctagcgggtttaccggggctccggttcgaaaagcaggagtaggaacgggatggtttttagtcagtaagagtctgacactcccacacagagaagtcattggatgattttcccctctcaaaaaaaggcaCCTAGAAGACTTAATGAAAGTAGGTATCTTGCTAGGTAGATGCAGATGCAAGTTAAGAATTAAATATCGCGCGTTTGTACTTAACTACTTaagtgcaataataataataaacttcgGTGCATACGACGTGTCACGACTCACGAGCATTTCCTCAACTGTTGATTATACCTAATCGAATTATGATTGCATCGTTATATTTAAGACACGGCTTACATCACGTATGGTTTATCAGAATAATTGCAAGACTAGACATACCTACTCGTACCTGCGTATAGCATGATTTAAAAACATAGCTGGTTATTATTTCTGAATTAAAATCTCTACATAAAGTTGTTCATCTTACCTCAAATGGTCATTTAATTCCTCTGGTATTTGCAGCTGTTTCACCCAGGCGATCTGACAGTCACAATTCCAAGGGTTGCCTTGTAAATCTAATTCAGTCAGTACTCCAAACGGCGTCAACAAGTCTTCATCTAATTTGGACACTCTCGATCCTTTTAGGGACAATCTTTCTAAGGCGAAATTGTCAGCGTCTACTAAAGGTTCCCTGCCAAAAGCTAGCTTGCTGAACGAAGTAAGATTCCTGTTTCTTTCGAGTTCTAAAGTTTTTAAAGCTGGTAGATATTCAAATGTAGACTCAGAGACAGTTTGTATCTGCAAATTATTCAGTTTCAACACCTTCAATGCAACTAAATTAGCAAAGTCTTCGCTAAATATGGCCGTGATAGGATTGTCTGATAGATCCAGGTATTCTAACGTCATCGGGATTTCAAACATTTGGCTGATATTGTTGTTCGAAATTATCAGTTGCCGCATATCGTAGGCATCGACAAAGAAGTTGTCGGGCACTTGGTTCAGATTGATGCCACTTATACTCAACGATTTGATCTTGTCCGTCAGTCCGAAACCACTTCTGTCGAACAAATTCGAGTTCCTTAGCACAGGACCTAAGTTATTGTTGTCCAGGATGATTTCATTGAGGTTGCTTAAGCGATGGAACATAAGCTTTGTGAATGTAGTGAACCTGTTGTTGGCAAGGTTTAAATATTCTAGTTTTTTGACTCCTTTGAAGGTGTCTTTGTCTATAAACTCCAGTAGATTGTTACTTAGGTCTAGTCTCTTTAGTTCTGGTAGTTGGAAGCTGTCGACATCGATGTGTGTGATTACATTGTCGTTTAGAATTAACTCTACTAGCACGTTGGATGTTAGTAGAGGCGAGGAATGTACGGTGGAAATGTTAATGAAAGACAAGTCCAGCGAGTGCGCTAGATCGGGCAGAGTGTAGTTGTTTTGTAGCACATTGACTTGTTTGTGCGCACACACCACTTGTACACCTTCCAGCTCCTGTTCTTTGTCACTGTTGTACCGTTTACACAGACAGATGTCACTATCACAGATGTCCGCAcagtttatttgtaatattagccCGAGTATCAATACGAACGCGAACATTTTGCCGCGTGTCTAGCCCAGGTACTGAGCGATAACTATGAACACTTATCGCCGCTAGATAATTTCTTATCGATGTTTTATTTGGTCATTTCACTTATGACGCTGTGAATAGTTTTATCACTTGATAGACTTGTACGAcatatatttatcaaatatattattttctaaagtgAAAATTACGCcgttttgtgtgtttatgtCTGAAGTCTGACCTACATTATGCACTGTGTAGTGAAATGTTGAGTTGTTGATGAGACAAAGAATGTTATTGCGCGTCTTACGAATGCTATTTTCCTGTAATGAATGTGTCATGTCTCCCTAACTATTCCCTTTGTCTTTCTTTAggttatttaacacaaaaacaagagttatattttatgaattttatttgtttatttacacaaaaattcttattatataatgaagtatttatgcagttggtaaTATTCTagagatataattaaaatacatatgtacttaggtatctaTTCGAGAAacaatacttataattaaacaGATGTAGTAATCTTAggcaataatatatttatgcgTAATATAATACATTGGCAGAAGATACAGTCCTTTTTATCCActatctaatttaattttaacgcTGCAAACAAGATCTACAACTTTAGAAACAGTactagggatgatgacggggtatgaaaattaaacatctatttagtccgtcactTAAACAATGGAAagatattagacacatattttgttttattttatcgtatacaaaaacaatactttcataaaacgaattaaattaTACGAGTGGGAGCTCAAAACGTCACTATTGACTTAAAACGTCAATTTTGGAGTGAGTTTTATAAACTCACTCCAAAAGACGTTTTATAAGAATATACTAGAcgaccttaaaataaaaattaatcgttTACCCTATTAACTAAGTGAAATAAAACTTAGGAATTCTTATTGGGTTTGAAATTAACCTTGAAACATCGGTCCTGCCGGCTGTTTCATGTCGACTTTGTCCCATCACGAATGCTGCCGCTCGATGGGGCAAAACAGTTTTAGCGTCTTCAGCAAATATATAGTTCGGCTCCTTTCAACAATTGAATGTTAATTTTCCCTCGTTagagattaatttaaaatctgcTGCGCGTCGCCTGCGTGCTTCCTTTCACACTCGGATCTTCATGAGCCTGAAACGAATATCAAAGTTAACATACAAGCCTTTTTGATTGACGATATGAATACGTAACCTTAATGATTGaaatctatatatgtatatatatttactaatacatagagctgaagagtttgttggtttgtttgaacACTCTCAGTTTCAATCTCCAGAATTACTGGTCCGGTTTGAATAAATGtctttgtgttggatagtccatttgtaATGGTTAcataacattacgctacgatcgacgagcagagcgggtaaaaccgcgtgGAGGTAGCTagtatgtatacaaaatttcagccCAATTTAGCTACAAGATTCcacatcacacacacatacctacttacattgCAAGTTAAAATAACTCCTTACCTTAATAACGATAGCAGTCCTAGGCCCAGTGTTCCACAGCTGATCGTTTTCATCGACGAAGGCGGCTTCCACGGCGACAGTATACAGGCCGGGCGTGGACACCGACACTAGTTGCTGCGCGGAGAAGAAGTCACGGACCGGCGTCACCGTCTGCACCGCCGTCAGTACCGGCGGGATGTTGCTCAGTTCCACCGTCTAAGGACAATGTTGTGTTAATTAAACTTTATGCTTATATGATTAGGATAGAATATTGCTGTTTTATATgtcagtatttttataatagtgatttaaattaattaacaaagagTTCAAGGAAGTTCGAGTTCGAGAagaaaaatcacggtttactcacgtaaatattgcGCAGTAGgagtgacgtcgcgcagcctactgacaGTACGATAGACAGTAGGCTatgcgacgtcgccgcatctgcgcacgctgctcatgatgaagagtccctctgtgattcgaaagtagtagagcttttctccatttatttacgtgagtaaaccgtgatttttagttaatttcgtgtgtttcatgatagttattacaaaaggaCTTAAATGAAGGTAACTGTGGTAGTCAGTAGGTAGGCAgtcattacattaattaaaataaaaggatCTACCTTCTCATTAGTGCGAGGATGCGGTGTCGCAGTCACCGTGATCTGAACTCCTTTCACTTGGCGCGGCTTCTGGCGTTTACTGGGAAAGAAAATATAAGGATAAAAATTGTATGCGCAAACATCAATACGACTTAACGCAATCATTACGCTTTATGTGTTTATTGTTGATGATTATGTGTcttggcttgaaattagttgagttcacacgaacagttacgtgagtaacttGTAGGGTAGGGAAGGATTGGGCTATTACATAGCTTGATAGGAAAGTAGTAGGACGTGCATTGAAATCTGCATTGAAAtgtatactttggaacgagcaaatagcttcactagaggactgaccgacagacagacattttattttaatattgtaatatttgctttgacgttcaaaagtgtctttccggtctatttgaaataaataattttgatattagaacttgaaacgggatatttaccatgcttattcacaaataaatgtggtaaatataataatatgtaataaataattttgacttttagtTTGATTTTAGTTTGATACGGGCTGAGGCAGACGGTAGTAgagtgtcaaagtcaaagtcaaaattatttatttcaaatagactaggaaggcacttttgaatgtcaaagcaaatataataatattaataacgtctgtcggtcagtcctctagttggtctatttgctcgttccaaagtgtagattcctatggagaagaacgagcaagaaactccataggttattttttttcaatcagatttacaatacaattcttggttacattgtttcaattgcttcaactatgtgagaacaatgtaaaactaatatacagtcaaagcgacagaaaaagaaaataacctagaggacaataaaaattaatgcagtctggagctgaccagtcccagttgacagcgcccgttcacgaacatgacacgtacaccagcaccgcccaactcaaccatgttgcagggaatcgaacgatccaatgcccgtgccaccgccaatgagacctttgagtgagcatgacaactccaagctgacataaatgcattctactagtctaattagattttttttttatgtgaaagattaaattatatattattattatttgtatagaagcattatttcaaaattgtaagtgtacatatgtgggcactatgtttgaaataacccgctattttattttctttacaaattggttttattgtcccgttagttttgacgtattgtagttacattgttcctacatatatataatagataaatagtgtatcagagaaattgtaaaaatttcttttttaaaagagtaacgatggagtttcttgctcgttcttctccattcgaagctacactttggaacgagctccTACcttcattgacagacagactgacagacggacaattcaatttgacgtttcaaaagtgcctaatttaggattaattgaaattaatgctttgactttgactttcagttaattacagggctctcatattgaccccattgcaatttgtcatctacagtAATTCCGTCCGGTAGTAAAGCGACATACCTGAGCGGTACGGGCGGCAGTACGACCCCCTCGAGTTTGAGCGCGAGTCGGTGGCTGAGCGgcagcgtggcggcgtggtCGCTGGGCGCGGAGGACGCGGCGCGCCACGCCGGCGACAGCGACACGCGGCACAGCGCGCCCCCCGCGCGACCCGCGCACACGCCCCGCGCCCACACCGCGCCCCCGCTGCATGCTGACACTGCCGCCAGCACCGCCTCCATGTGCTAAACACAAATTATATTCTTGAAAATTCTTGCTGCGGCCTACAGcatatataaatacaaacattcaGTACAAGTTGTTAACAAATGAGTCGCGGTGTATTAACCGTTAGTAGCCAGCTGGCGACTAAAGCGTTGTGCACAACTATGCGCTCGTAACTTTCCATTTGATTTGTGCATAATGACTGCAAATAGCCAATTTTTAAAGGTTTCTTCAATAAAGTACAATAAGcttaaacaacatttttgtcTGATCAATACATGAAGTCACGGGCAAAAGATAATATGTTTCAAAAATCTCCATATAACCTCCGATATGTCaaaatatctgtcattttataaattatcgAAGAACTGAAAAACCCTAATCTCCTTCTGTCTAAGGACCACGCGATCAACAAACGCAACAGATCTTTAGCgccatttagtaaataaaacagGTATCTTTTATATGTAGGAATAATGTAAGAATGTTATatgtaacaataacaatagACATATTATTTCGGCTGGTAATAACAACTCAATTAACCCTTAATATGCTGGAACGTAGAGCCATGcgatacataatatgttttctatATAGTCAATCTAAACTTACCCTGTGCGTAATTCCTGGGCCAGTAGTGGGATTATCAAACAGTTTGCTGGAGATCTCAGCAAGTTGTGTGCTGGCAGACAGAGCTATCTTCTCCTCCAGAGTGGCGGGCTTCAGGTCCACGGCGTCCAGCTCCGGGGGCCGCTCCTGGCTGCTGGACGTCACCCGCTCCAGGAACTGCGCCAGCTGGCTGTATGTGTGCTGGGAGCTGAACGGGCTTTGTTCAGGAATATTTACTTTCACTTGGGTCTTTTTAAGAGAATGTTAGCAAAATGATGGGATAGTCAAATTGTTTTGataaagtctttgactgccaacaaatatctgcaaatcctccgctagcgccggtcacgggtgaccaccacggtgttCAATGTGTGAACAATATCGGCACATAGTCCTATGAAGCCACTGATACTACAATGAAACGCAGTACCTCAGAGCGAGACAAATTTATTGCTGTCAAACCAAGTACCCTAATGTTTTgccggtaacgaaaccatatcgCGATTTAACTCGATCCCAacaccatctatcgagctatatggtagtttttatataaatattattcttaatttGTAGTATGGTGTTGGAACCGAGTATATCCTTATAAGAAAGACTTACAATTGAACATTCCGCCCACCAAAAGGAACATGTTCCTTTTCGTACCGCCCACCATGAAAAAACTTAGTAATTAAAAGAACAATGGActgtatgataaaaataatggaCGGCTTTTTTCTTATAAACATTGGGTCGGATACATATGGTTTCCATCAAagtaatatgacaaaataaatacaacaaattaCTTAACAAGTGCTTAATAATAGTTAGGTACTAGATAAACTAATTTATCTTAGATAAACATTGTAACTAATACATAAGAGTGCATAAGAGTAAAATACATTGTTGAATTAAACAGAGTGTAACAATAAAGTTTctttataagtaaaattaaaactcttATCAAAACATACGCAACTTTCATttcaaacaattaaattaatccaATACAAAATTTGTATTATTCAGTAACAGGAAGAAAACACAATTTTGAAACTGGACGTTTAATCATAGTGCCCTTACAACGAACAGTGACAACCCTCGTCAAGTTATCTTTACCCGGATGCAGTTCTACGATTCTGCCGTACAACCACTTAGCAGGAGGTAAGTTAtcttcttttattaaaactacatcACCTATTTTACAGTCAGGATTACGAACATTCCACTTATGTCTCTGGAAAAAACTTGTTAAATATTCCTGCTTCCATCTACGCCAGAAGTGCTGCACCATGCGCTGCACTAATTGCCATCTGCGTAAAGTGCTAACAGTGGCATCCTCATAATTGTAGTCAGGCGCCACT contains:
- the LOC118276268 gene encoding leucine-rich repeat neuronal protein 3-like, translated to MFAFVLILGLILQINCADICDSDICLCKRYNSDKEQELEGVQVVCAHKQVNVLQNNYTLPDLAHSLDLSFINISTVHSSPLLTSNVLVELILNDNVITHIDVDSFQLPELKRLDLSNNLLEFIDKDTFKGVKKLEYLNLANNRFTTFTKLMFHRLSNLNEIILDNNNLGPVLRNSNLFDRSGFGLTDKIKSLSISGINLNQVPDNFFVDAYDMRQLIISNNNISQMFEIPMTLEYLDLSDNPITAIFSEDFANLVALKVLKLNNLQIQTVSESTFEYLPALKTLELERNRNLTSFSKLAFGREPLVDADNFALERLSLKGSRVSKLDEDLLTPFGVLTELDLQGNPWNCDCQIAWVKQLQIPEELNDHLRCATPRNLFNARIFDLKPKYFLCNEKHAGLIIGVVSACATLALIALWIFICLPKRQSRCQFIQNMSSSTAAYSVLPLASSYNSHDFNR